One Actinomycetes bacterium genomic window carries:
- a CDS encoding protein kinase gives MTLAADHVLGGRYRLVDRIAGGGMGEVWRGRDDVLGREVAVKVLRRAYADDPVFLARFQAEARHTANLSHPNIAAVYDFGEGDAGQPGEPGSPFLVMEHVPGEPLSSLISREGRLDPGRTMHLVGQAALGLQAAHDAGVIHRDVKPGNILVMPGGEVKITDFGIARAANSVPLTQTGAIMGTAYYISPEQASGHSVTPASDVYSLGIVAYECLTGRRPFAGDTPVSVALAQVSKEPPALPDTVPAPVRDLVMRMLAKDPQHRPAPAGRLGTEALALRAMSTGPAAADPAEDLTGVTRVLTPEHVATGSDTPPAGTARGGPGAPGGGQRDPDTDPGFRLPDPSGRPRWLVPALVLAAAAVAVLLLVRSCGSDPDGAVSAADRPTSAEATAPTTVDVAEQDYLGRSVADVRTELEGLGLTVDVQRTAGGGPVGTVQGVAPTGTVEAGSLVTLDVVAATPDQGPGADDDNGDGTKGKGKGGDNGGDKGKGNDKRKGDA, from the coding sequence GTGACCCTCGCGGCGGACCACGTCCTGGGCGGCCGCTACCGGCTCGTCGACCGGATCGCCGGCGGCGGCATGGGGGAGGTGTGGCGCGGCCGGGACGACGTGCTCGGCCGCGAGGTGGCGGTCAAGGTCCTCCGCCGCGCCTACGCAGACGACCCGGTGTTCCTGGCGCGGTTCCAGGCCGAGGCCCGGCACACGGCCAACCTCTCGCACCCCAACATCGCCGCCGTCTACGACTTCGGCGAGGGCGACGCCGGGCAGCCGGGCGAGCCGGGCAGTCCCTTCTTGGTGATGGAGCACGTGCCGGGCGAGCCGCTGTCCTCGCTGATCAGCCGGGAGGGCCGGCTCGACCCGGGCCGCACCATGCACCTCGTCGGGCAGGCCGCGCTCGGGCTGCAGGCAGCGCACGACGCCGGCGTGATCCACCGCGACGTCAAGCCGGGCAACATCCTGGTCATGCCCGGCGGCGAGGTGAAGATCACCGACTTCGGTATCGCGCGGGCGGCCAACTCGGTCCCGCTGACCCAGACCGGCGCGATCATGGGGACCGCCTACTACATCTCGCCCGAGCAGGCGAGCGGTCATTCGGTCACCCCCGCCAGCGACGTCTACTCCCTCGGCATCGTGGCCTACGAGTGCCTCACCGGGCGGCGCCCGTTCGCCGGCGACACCCCGGTCAGCGTGGCGCTGGCCCAGGTGAGCAAGGAGCCGCCGGCCCTGCCGGACACGGTCCCGGCACCGGTCCGCGACCTGGTGATGCGGATGCTGGCCAAGGACCCGCAGCACCGGCCGGCACCGGCCGGCCGGCTGGGCACGGAGGCGCTGGCGCTGCGCGCGATGAGTACCGGACCGGCCGCAGCGGACCCCGCGGAGGACCTGACCGGCGTGACCCGGGTGCTCACGCCGGAGCACGTGGCGACCGGCTCGGACACGCCGCCGGCGGGGACCGCCCGGGGTGGCCCGGGCGCTCCTGGCGGCGGCCAGCGCGACCCCGACACCGACCCGGGCTTCCGCCTGCCCGACCCGTCCGGTCGGCCGCGCTGGCTGGTGCCGGCCCTGGTGCTCGCGGCCGCGGCCGTCGCGGTGCTCCTGCTGGTCCGGTCGTGCGGCAGCGACCCCGACGGGGCGGTCTCGGCAGCCGACCGGCCGACGTCCGCCGAGGCCACCGCGCCCACCACGGTCGATGTGGCGGAGCAGGACTACCTGGGACGCTCGGTCGCCGACGTGCGCACCGAGCTCGAAGGACTCGGTCTCACCGTCGACGTCCAACGCACGGCTGGAGGCGGTCCGGTCGGTACGGTGCAGGGGGTCGCACCCACCGGGACGGTGGAGGCCGGGAGCCTGGTCACGCTCGACGTGGTGGCCGCCACGCCCGACCAGGGACCCGGTGCCGACGACGACAACGGCGACGGCACCAAGGGGAAGGGCAAGGGCGGGGACAACGGCGGGGACAAGGGCAAGGGCAACGACAAGAGGAAGGGCGACGCGTGA
- a CDS encoding penicillin-binding protein 2 codes for MNAPLRRLSVAVMLLFGLLLLNVNYLQVVRAEDLHNDSNNPRLIAEEYSRERGPILVAGKPVAFSEETDDRLKYLRRYSDGELYAPATGFYSLVYGSSGIEREANSILAGTDDALFVRRVIDLLTGASPKGGSVALTLDPQAQRAAFDGLAGRRGAVVAIDPTTGAILALATSPSYDPNLLASHSPAEVRLNYERLDRKASRPMLDRALRQTYPPGSTFKIVTSAAALESGRYNPDSPVYGGAALDLPQTDAPLPNFDGLPCFGGDPTLTEALMRSCNAAFGKIGLELGDDALRAQAEKFGFNQAFEVPMRSVASYFPEDPDLPQTAQSAIGQFDVRATPLQMAMVAAAVANRGVLMAPYLVQEVQAPDLSVIDSARPREVDTAISPQTAAELAEMMTQVVDAGTGTNAQIPGVKVAGKTGTAQQGEGRKPHAWFVSFAPSDTEAQVAVAVVLEDGGGAAEVSGNQLAAPIARAVMEAVLQR; via the coding sequence ATGAACGCACCGCTGCGCCGGCTGTCCGTCGCCGTCATGCTGCTGTTCGGGCTGCTGCTGCTCAACGTCAACTACCTGCAGGTGGTCCGCGCCGAGGACCTGCACAACGACAGCAACAACCCGCGGCTGATCGCCGAGGAGTACTCCCGGGAGCGCGGCCCGATCCTGGTCGCGGGCAAGCCGGTCGCCTTCAGCGAGGAGACCGACGACCGGCTCAAGTACCTCCGGCGGTACTCCGACGGCGAGCTCTATGCACCGGCGACCGGCTTCTACTCGCTGGTCTACGGGTCCAGCGGCATCGAGCGGGAGGCCAACTCGATCCTGGCCGGCACCGACGACGCGCTGTTCGTCCGACGGGTCATCGACCTGCTGACGGGGGCGTCGCCCAAGGGCGGCAGCGTCGCCCTCACCCTGGACCCGCAGGCCCAGAGGGCAGCGTTCGACGGCCTGGCCGGCCGCCGGGGGGCCGTCGTCGCGATCGACCCCACGACCGGGGCGATCCTCGCGCTGGCGACCAGCCCGTCGTACGACCCGAACCTCCTCGCGTCGCACTCGCCCGCCGAGGTGCGCCTCAACTACGAGCGGCTGGACCGCAAGGCGTCGCGACCGATGCTCGACCGCGCGCTGCGCCAGACCTACCCGCCGGGCTCGACGTTCAAGATCGTGACCTCGGCCGCCGCACTCGAGAGCGGGCGCTACAACCCGGACTCGCCGGTCTACGGCGGCGCCGCGCTCGACCTGCCGCAGACCGACGCGCCGCTGCCGAACTTCGACGGCCTGCCCTGCTTCGGCGGCGACCCCACGCTGACCGAGGCGCTGATGCGGTCCTGCAACGCGGCCTTCGGCAAGATCGGACTCGAGCTCGGCGACGACGCGCTCCGCGCGCAGGCCGAGAAGTTCGGGTTCAACCAGGCGTTCGAGGTGCCGATGCGCAGCGTCGCGAGCTACTTCCCGGAGGACCCCGACCTGCCGCAGACCGCGCAGTCCGCCATCGGCCAGTTCGACGTGCGGGCCACCCCGCTGCAGATGGCGATGGTGGCGGCCGCGGTGGCCAACCGCGGGGTGCTCATGGCGCCGTACCTCGTGCAGGAGGTGCAGGCCCCGGACCTGTCGGTCATCGACAGCGCGCGCCCCCGCGAGGTGGACACGGCGATCAGCCCGCAGACCGCGGCCGAGCTGGCCGAGATGATGACCCAGGTCGTCGACGCAGGCACCGGCACCAACGCGCAGATCCCGGGCGTCAAGGTGGCCGGCAAGACCGGCACCGCGCAGCAGGGGGAGGGCCGCAAGCCGCACGCCTGGTTCGTGTCGTTCGCGCCGTCCGACACCGAGGCTCAGGTGGCCGTCGCGGTGGTGCTCGAGGACGGCGGCGGCGCCGCGGAGGTGAGCGGCAACCAGCTCGCCGCGCCGATCGCCCGGGCCGTCATGGAGGCGGTGCTGCAGCGGTGA
- a CDS encoding FtsW/RodA/SpoVE family cell cycle protein has protein sequence MSPERAAGRPTGRGTELVLLVFSLALSMAAYASVGLAHDGQLPAGMLGYGAGLALLFGAAHIVLRRFAPYADPVLLPAVTAINGLGLAVIHRLDLAYADRAESLGTDVPSAAAPAQLTWTAVGVALFVAVLLLVRDHRVLQRFTYTAMVIGLGLLLLPLLPLIGTTINGARIWIRLLGFSFQPGELAKIVLLVFFAGYLVVKRDVLALAGRRVAGIDLPRARDLGPVLVAWAASLGVLVFERDLGTSLLFFGVFIAMLYVATERLSWLLIGVALFLSGSFLAWTLFGHVRERVDIWLNAFAPRNVNDDSYQLVQGLFGMGTGGLLGKGLGQGRPEIVPYAQTDFIVAAIGEELGLAGLMAVLVLYAIVVQRGLRTSIAVRDSFGKLLAAGLAFSIALQVFVVVGGVTRLIPLTGLTMPFLSYGGSSLVANWAIVALLLRISDAARRPAPPPAVSLQDAKTQVVRVSPR, from the coding sequence GTGAGCCCCGAGCGCGCCGCCGGCCGGCCCACCGGCCGGGGCACCGAGCTCGTCCTGCTGGTGTTCTCGCTGGCGCTCTCGATGGCCGCCTACGCCTCGGTGGGGCTCGCGCACGACGGCCAGCTGCCGGCAGGGATGCTCGGCTACGGCGCGGGGCTGGCGCTGCTGTTCGGCGCGGCGCACATCGTGCTGCGCCGCTTCGCGCCGTACGCCGACCCGGTGCTCCTCCCGGCCGTCACGGCCATCAACGGGCTGGGGCTGGCGGTCATCCACCGCCTGGACCTCGCCTACGCCGACCGGGCGGAGTCCCTCGGCACCGACGTCCCCTCCGCCGCGGCACCCGCCCAGCTGACCTGGACCGCGGTAGGTGTCGCGCTCTTCGTGGCCGTCCTGCTGCTCGTGCGCGACCACCGGGTGCTCCAGCGGTTCACCTACACCGCGATGGTCATCGGTCTCGGGCTGCTGCTCCTGCCGCTGCTGCCGCTGATCGGCACCACGATCAACGGCGCCCGGATCTGGATCCGGCTGCTGGGCTTCTCGTTCCAGCCCGGCGAGCTCGCCAAGATCGTGCTGCTGGTGTTCTTCGCCGGCTACCTGGTCGTCAAGCGCGACGTCCTGGCGCTGGCGGGGCGCCGGGTGGCCGGCATCGACCTGCCCCGGGCCCGCGACCTCGGGCCGGTCCTGGTGGCGTGGGCGGCCAGCCTCGGCGTGCTGGTCTTCGAGCGTGACCTGGGCACGTCGCTGCTCTTCTTCGGGGTGTTCATCGCCATGCTGTACGTCGCCACCGAGCGGCTGTCCTGGCTGCTCATCGGCGTCGCACTCTTCCTCAGCGGGTCCTTCCTCGCCTGGACGCTGTTCGGTCACGTCCGGGAGCGCGTCGACATCTGGCTCAACGCGTTCGCGCCGCGCAACGTCAACGACGACAGCTACCAGCTGGTGCAGGGGCTGTTCGGCATGGGGACCGGCGGCCTGCTCGGCAAGGGACTCGGCCAGGGCCGGCCGGAGATCGTGCCCTACGCGCAGACGGACTTCATCGTCGCCGCCATCGGGGAGGAGCTCGGGCTGGCCGGGCTGATGGCGGTGCTCGTCCTCTACGCGATCGTCGTGCAGCGCGGCCTGCGCACCTCGATCGCGGTCCGGGACTCGTTCGGCAAGCTGCTCGCAGCCGGCCTCGCCTTCTCGATCGCGCTGCAGGTGTTCGTCGTCGTCGGTGGTGTGACCCGGCTGATCCCGCTGACCGGCCTGACGATGCCGTTCCTGTCCTACGGCGGCTCGTCCCTCGTCGCCAACTGGGCGATCGTCGCGCTGCTCCTGCGGATCAGCGACGCCGCGCGGCGTCCGGCGCCGCCGCCCGCGGTCTCCCTGCAGGACGCGAAGACCCAGGTAGTGCGGGTGAGCCCGCGATGA
- a CDS encoding PP2C family serine/threonine-protein phosphatase codes for MALALRYAARSDTGLIRAINEDSGYAGPRLLVIADGVGGHAAGEVASSVAVASMAALDEDSPGGDLLERLSGAVTNANRHLRDMVHGDPDLKGMGTTLTALLRAGSRLGLVHVGDSRAYLLRGETLQQLTHDHTFVQTLVDEGRITAEEADHHPQRNLITNSLDGREDIELDLSVRETKAGDRYLLCSDGLSGVVSEDTLRDTMLDEADTDVVVERLVDLALKGGGPDNITAIVADVVEVETKPPSAVPVTVGAAAEGVAQRGPGDTPAGKAAALRPPPEGGPGDEDTGPEPRRRRTGRLLLALLVLLLLAGVGGYGAYRWSQTQYYVGAEGSSVAIFRGLTQDVGPIATSELYSDEDIALGDLPPYQQQRVLADIPTSGLTDARRIVATLREQAELCREQAAAAASPSPSASPSATATAGADGASPSASPEPSASPTPSPTGSTDGGASAADCGEGS; via the coding sequence ATGGCGCTCGCACTCCGCTACGCCGCTCGGTCGGACACCGGCCTGATCAGGGCGATCAACGAGGACTCCGGCTATGCCGGGCCCCGGCTGCTCGTCATCGCCGACGGCGTCGGTGGCCACGCGGCGGGCGAGGTGGCCAGCTCGGTCGCCGTCGCGTCGATGGCCGCCCTCGACGAGGACTCGCCCGGCGGTGACCTGCTCGAGCGCCTCTCGGGCGCGGTCACCAACGCCAACCGCCACCTCCGCGACATGGTGCACGGCGACCCCGACCTCAAGGGCATGGGCACGACCCTCACGGCCCTCCTGCGCGCCGGGTCGCGACTCGGCCTGGTGCACGTCGGCGACTCGCGGGCCTACCTGCTACGCGGTGAGACGCTGCAGCAGCTGACGCACGACCACACGTTCGTGCAGACGCTCGTGGACGAGGGCCGGATCACGGCCGAGGAGGCGGACCACCACCCGCAGCGCAACCTCATCACCAACTCGCTCGACGGGCGTGAGGACATCGAGCTCGACCTGTCGGTCCGCGAGACCAAGGCGGGCGACCGCTACCTGCTGTGCAGCGACGGCCTGTCCGGCGTCGTCAGCGAGGACACCCTGCGGGACACGATGCTCGACGAGGCCGACACCGACGTGGTCGTCGAGCGGCTGGTCGACCTCGCCCTCAAGGGCGGCGGCCCCGACAACATCACGGCGATCGTGGCCGACGTGGTCGAGGTCGAGACCAAGCCACCGTCCGCGGTCCCGGTCACCGTGGGCGCGGCTGCCGAGGGAGTCGCGCAGCGCGGCCCCGGCGACACCCCCGCCGGCAAGGCAGCCGCGCTCAGGCCGCCGCCGGAGGGCGGGCCGGGCGACGAGGACACCGGGCCGGAGCCGCGACGACGGCGCACCGGTCGGCTGCTCCTCGCCCTGCTGGTGCTGCTCCTCCTCGCCGGCGTCGGCGGCTACGGCGCCTACCGCTGGTCGCAGACGCAGTACTACGTCGGTGCCGAGGGCAGCAGCGTCGCGATCTTCCGCGGCCTCACCCAGGACGTCGGCCCGATCGCCACCTCCGAGCTGTACAGCGACGAGGACATCGCGCTGGGCGACCTGCCGCCCTACCAGCAGCAGCGGGTCCTGGCCGACATCCCCACCTCGGGGCTCACCGACGCCCGCCGCATCGTCGCCACGCTGCGCGAGCAGGCGGAGCTCTGCCGCGAGCAGGCCGCCGCGGCGGCCTCGCCCAGCCCGTCCGCCAGCCCGAGCGCCACCGCGACCGCCGGCGCTGACGGGGCGAGCCCGAGCGCCAGCCCGGAACCCAGCGCCAGCCCGACACCCAGCCCGACCGGCAGCACGGACGGCGGCGCCTCGGCCGCCGACTGCGGGGAGGGCTCGTGA
- a CDS encoding FHA domain-containing protein encodes MSELTLTIIRLGFLAVLWMFVLTAVSVMRSDLFGRRTATRPAARRAAPAPAPDRREKQPKPSKGRRGQPSSLVVTQGALSGTTVRLGDQPVTLGRSHESTIVLDDDYVSGRHARFYPRDGQWVVEDMGSTNGTYIDRTKVTTPTPVKIGVPVRIGKTVVELRK; translated from the coding sequence ATGTCCGAGCTGACGCTGACGATCATCCGGCTCGGCTTCCTCGCCGTGCTGTGGATGTTCGTCCTCACGGCGGTGAGCGTCATGCGGTCCGACCTGTTCGGCCGCCGCACCGCGACCCGGCCGGCGGCCCGGAGGGCCGCGCCGGCCCCCGCCCCTGACCGCCGCGAGAAGCAGCCGAAGCCCTCGAAGGGACGGCGCGGGCAGCCCAGCTCCCTCGTCGTCACCCAGGGCGCCCTGTCCGGCACCACCGTGCGCCTCGGGGACCAGCCGGTCACGCTCGGCCGCTCGCACGAGTCGACGATCGTCCTGGACGACGACTACGTGTCCGGGCGGCACGCCCGCTTCTACCCCCGCGACGGCCAGTGGGTCGTCGAGGACATGGGCTCGACGAACGGCACCTACATCGACCGGACCAAGGTGACCACGCCCACGCCTGTGAAGATCGGCGTGCCGGTCCGCATCGGCAAGACCGTCGTCGAGCTGAGGAAGTAG
- a CDS encoding DUF3662 and FHA domain-containing protein has product MGVLQRFERRVEELVNRPFARAFKAEVQPVEIASALQRELDDRAAIVARGRTMVPNVFTVGLGEHDHARLEVYREALGSELADMVREHAEEQRYAFIGPVSVEFELDDELDTGRFHVRSAAVAGATGRTQDTVSHAGAATPWVEVGSTTYALARPSTTIGRGAEADLRIDDPGISRTHAELRRSGGDVTVVDLGSTNGVVVDGERVSEARLREGTRIVLGSTTVVFHEQPARGRS; this is encoded by the coding sequence ATGGGCGTGCTGCAACGGTTCGAGCGACGCGTCGAGGAGCTGGTGAACCGGCCCTTCGCGCGCGCCTTCAAGGCCGAGGTGCAGCCGGTCGAGATCGCCAGCGCCCTCCAGCGTGAGCTGGACGACCGGGCCGCCATCGTCGCCCGTGGCCGCACCATGGTCCCCAACGTGTTCACCGTCGGGCTCGGCGAGCACGACCACGCCCGGCTCGAGGTCTACCGCGAGGCGCTCGGCTCCGAGCTGGCCGACATGGTCCGTGAGCACGCCGAGGAGCAGCGCTACGCGTTCATCGGCCCGGTCTCGGTGGAGTTCGAGCTCGACGACGAGCTCGACACCGGTCGGTTCCACGTCCGCAGCGCCGCCGTGGCCGGGGCCACCGGGCGGACGCAGGACACGGTCAGCCACGCCGGTGCGGCCACGCCATGGGTCGAGGTGGGCTCGACGACGTACGCCCTGGCCCGGCCCTCCACCACCATCGGCCGCGGCGCCGAGGCCGACCTGCGCATCGACGACCCCGGCATCTCCCGCACCCATGCCGAGCTGCGCCGCTCAGGCGGAGACGTGACGGTCGTGGACCTCGGGTCGACGAACGGGGTGGTCGTCGACGGCGAGCGGGTCAGCGAGGCCCGGCTGCGCGAGGGCACCCGGATCGTTCTCGGCTCCACGACCGTGGTCTTCCACGAGCAGCCCGCTCGGGGTCGCTCGTGA